A region of the Stieleria neptunia genome:
ATCGTAGCGGAAAACGCTAAGACTTTCGCGAGCTGCCGGCCCTCTCTGGCGTTTGCTTGCTGCGCAAACGCCGTCTCTCCCAGAGGGAGAGAGACTAAATCGGATGCCAAAAGCTGCAGCAATAGAATCGACGTCCCGAGGGAGGGTGACTGAGGATGGGTTGCGGCGAATCGTTCTAGGGCCGGCGTGCGGTTCGGACGACGCTGTCGATCAATTGCTCGGTCATCCGGGCGCGGTATTCCATCATGCTGTTGGGGCCTTGGAATCCGACCACGGTTTCATCCCAGTTGAGTTCCTTGCTGATCATGTGACCGGCATCCAGGTCGAACTTGATCGTGCCGTTGCTGAGTTGTTGGACGACTTGGGCCCGCACGGATTCTTCGTCGATCGGCGTCAGCGGTTCACTTCGGACCGACAGCGTGGCGACGCCGGATTTCACTTTTTCCAGCGTGTAGAGTTCGCGGATCTTGATCGGTTTGACCAGGCCGTCCTCGGTGCGTGTTTTGATTTCTCGGGGGATCGCCCAGGAGTCGCCGATCGCGATCGCTTCTTCGGGCAATGCCAGGGATAGGGATCCCATCCCCAGTGACGCCTTGCTGCCGCCGTTGTCTTGGCGGTCGGTTTCTTGGCCGCGTGGGTTGATCGTTACGGTGGCCAATGTTTTTCCGATCTGTTCGGCGACTTTGGAGAACACCCGGGGCGGTTCTTCACCGGACCCGCTGGACCAACGGATTTCTTCCTTGTCGCCTTGCTGCTGCGTCATTTCGACGGAATCGACGACGTGATCAAACGTCATGTCTTCGCCGTCGACGTGCGTGACGGCCCAATGGCGTTGGCTGACGGTGTGGACCTGCGAGATTTCCTCGTCACCTTTCAGCCGCGTTTTGGTCTTTGCCACATGCGTGACTTCGTAGCTGAGCTTTTGCCCGCCGTTCAACGAATAACGCAGCAAGTACTTGGTCGATTCATCGTCGGCGGCATGAGCGGTCGACCCCAAGGCGGCGAGGGTGAATGCGATGGCGAGGCAATAACGGTCCACGGTTCCGGTCTCCTTACACTGACTCGAGTTGAAGGTGGACCGTGAAACTCGCAGATTCACAATCGCGGTGCAAGAGCGATCTTTGGCTCCTCGGAAGCCCGGAGAGGCTGGCACAGCGCTTGCCGGTCGTGTCAGCCCCATGCCACATCCTTTGACGCCAAGCGGTGTGTTTATTGTTAGCGGCAGGGCGCGAGCCCCCCGGTCTTTCACGTTGCAACCGGACGGCTCGAGGGCTGTCGATTTTGTGAGCCGCGGGTGCGTCAGCGGCCGGGCACTGCGACGCTGCCCGAGGCCTTACGGCCAGCGGCTCACCATTGACTCAGCAGATCCCGACTCAATCGACAGCCCGCTCGCGCCGTTCCGCTAACTTCTGCAGCGCCAGGCGTCTCATCGTGTGGTCAGGGGGCCAAGGGCGCCATTTGTGCATCGAAGGCCTGCCAGCGGTTGATCAGCTCGCTCAGCTTCTCACGCTGCATGGCGGCCAAATCATGCTCTTCGGAGGGATCGATTTTCAGATGGTACAGCTCGATCGGTTCGCCCCGTTTGGGACGCACGATTTTCCAGTCGCCGCTCCGCAGCGCCTGTTTTCCGCCGGGCATTCGCCAATAAAGATGTTGACGACCGGTCGCGATCGGGTTGTCGATCCATTGAAAGATGCTGACGCCATCGGCTTGGGCGTTCGCCGGCAGCCCGGCCAGATCCAGTGCCGTCGCCGCGATGTCCAGACTGATGACCGGTCGCGGTTCGGAGACGCCTTCGGGCAAGCGGCCTGGGAAACTCCAGACCATCGGGATTCGCACACCGCCTTCGTAGAGCGACCCCTTTCCGCCTCGCAGCGGGGCGTTGCTGCTGGTCAGCTCGGCGGTCGGCCCGCCGTTGTCGCTGAGAAAGACGACCAGCGTGTTGCGGCGCAATCGGTGCTCGTCGATCGCTGCGGTGATCGCGCCGACGCCGCGATCGAGCGAAATCAACATGCCGGCAAAGATGCGGCGTTGGACGTCGGTGATTCTGCGCAAGGCCTGGCAATCTTCTAACTTGGCCTGCATCGGGCTGTGCACGGCGTTGTAGCAGACCATCAGACAGAACGGATCGTCGTGATGTCGGTCGATGAACGAAACCGCTTCGTCGGTGATCGCTTCGGTCAGATAACGCGGCTCTTCGATGACTTCCGTGCCCCGCATGATCGGGTTGTCTTGGTCGTACGACGGTTCACTCATGCGGGCATAGTTGCCACGGATCAAATTGTCGCTGCGGACGCGCTCGCCCGCATCCAGGCTGGCGTCGCGAATCATCGTCAGCACGTTCGGGTACGGAACTCCGTCGACATGTGATCCCGGGACATAGAAATGCCCCTCGTGCAAGAACCCGTAAAAGGAATCGAACCCACGCTGCATCGGATGCCGCGACGGGGTCGCTCCCAAATGCCATTTGCCGACCAACCCGGTCCGGTACCCCGCTTCGTTGAGTGTTTTGACGAAGGTGGTTTCAGAGGTCGGCAGCCCCGCATCGGGAAGCAGATTTCGTTTTCCGGTCGGATTGATGTCGTATCCGAACCGGGACTGGTAGCGTCCGGTGAGCATGCCGGCGCGAGAGGGGCTGCAGTAGGACGACGTGACATATCCGGCGGTACAGCGGACGCCGCCATCGGCCAGGGCGTCGATGTGGGGCGTCGGGATTTCCCGGTTGCCCATCATCCCGGTTTCGCCATACCCCAAGTCATCGGCGACGATGACCACGATGTTGGGGCGATCGTCGGCCGAGGCCGATGCAGCGTGGCAACAGAATGCGGCAGAGAGCAGCGCCAACCAACAGAGTCTCATCATGTTCCCCTTCATCAACGCACGGAAAATAAGTGTCGGAGTTGATCGTAGCGGAAGCCGCCAAAACTTTCGCCGTGCCGGCCCTCTCTGGCGTTTGCTTGCTGCGCAAACGCCGTCTCTCCCAGAGGGAGAGAATCTCAATCGGTTGCCAAATCCTGCAGTAATAGAATCGACGTCCCTAGCGGCCGGCGACCAGGATTTGGCCGACAAACAGCCAGACGAAGGTGAACAGGATTCCAAAGGAGGTGTGTAGGAGTTCGATGGACACTTGACGTTCTCGTGTATTTTATGGCGCTACTTGGTTGGCCTGCCACCGCTCCCTGGCTGGTTCTGATTCGCCGTTTCCGGCGTTCGCAACGGTTCGATTTACTCAAGCCCGTGGATCATCCCGGCCGTCATGTCCGGTCACTGTACCATTGTTGCCTCTGGCGCCGGCGTGTCAGCAAAATTCGTCTGGAGTTGGTGGCAATCTGGCCGATCGTCTCGCTCCGATAGCAGCTGGCAAAACCTTGACGATTACTGAGCTTTGATGGCTTTGGCAAACCTTGCGGCACGGGCAGGCTTTTTCGCTCAATCGGGTCTTTGCAGTTCCAGCAGCGGTATTCACGTCGGTTGAGTTTGACGGACGATTTTAGCCGACAAGCCTTGTTCGGAAACTGAAATTGGCCCACCTATCGGACACTGCATGTCGGCCGACCTGATCAACGATACTCCTGCAACGCCGGACTTCGCTCGCGATGTCGGTGCGATCATGCTGATTGCGCTGACGATCCTGTTGACGATTTCATTGGTGACGCGCAACCCGGCCGATCCGCTGGAGGAGCCGTTTTGGCCGATCAGCGGATTGCATCTGCCGGATGTCTTGGTTTATCCGCCGGCCGAGCAGATCACCAATGCGTGCGGCTATTGGGGCGCGTTAATCGCGTCGGCGATGATGACGTCGATGGGGTTGGCGTCGGGGATCGTGGTGGCAGCGCTTGGTGGGACCGCCATTGCGTTGTTGCGTCGTGGCCGGCTGAACGCGCCGGTGCTGCGTTCATTGGGCGGCACGATCATTTTGTTGGGCACGGCCACGGCTGCGGCGATGCTTCCGATCGAGAACGAAGGCATCACGATTTTTGGTGCCGGGGGAGTGTTGGGGGCGATGTCGTCGACGTGGCTCTTGGAGCATTTCAACGCCAGCGGTGCGTGGATTTTGACATTGACGTTGCTGGTGATTGGGACGCTTTTGACGACCGACTATGCGATCTTGTACGCCAGCCGTCGCATCGTTGCCGGCAGTGCCCAGGTCTCACGTCGCGGCGTGCAGCGGGCGGCGCAAGCGATTCCACCGGCGCTGCGTCCGCGGCGTAAACCGTTCCAAGAGCATCCGGCGCCCTTTGTGGCGTCGCCGGACGCGGACCAAGCCCAGGCAACCGCCGAGCCGGCGCAGACCGTGTCGACCGTGGAAACGGATTCGCAAGAGGCCGCCGAAGACGAGTCCGAAACGTCTCGGTCGGAGCCGCGGATCAAGGTCCGTGCGGGCAAGCGTCGCAAGGGGGCTGCCGAGGGCGACGCGGCCGAGGCGGACTCAGCCGTCGCCGTTTCCCAACCGCCAGAATCGACCGACCAGGACGACGACTACGAAGAATACGAGGATGAGGATTCCGGCGGTGACGAAGCTGGACACGACAATCCCGCGATTCGTGAAATCGAAGTCGGCGACGAAACCGTCGCACTGCGCGGCGACCAGCCGCACGATCTTCCGGGACCCAAGATTCGACTGCCCAAGAAAAGCAAGACCGAAGACGAACTGGATCAGCTCTATGAAGACATGGTCGAAGACGCTCCGGCGGGAAGCGAAGAGTACCACTTGCCGCGCGTCGATTTGCTGGAAGCCAGCGATGACATCGACTACGACGAACAGCTGAGCGAAGTTCGCCGCAAGGCAAAGATCCTGGAGGCGACGTTTGCCGATTTCGGCTTTAACATCCGGGTCGTTGAGATCGAAACAGGACCCGTCATCGCGCAATACGAAATCGAGCTGGAAGCCGGATTGCGTTTGAGCAAGATCACCAGTTTGGCCGAAGACCTGGCGATCGGTTTGCGCGTCCCCAGCGTCCGCATCGTGGCGCCGATTCCCGGCAAGAACACGGTGGGGATCGAAGTGCCGAACGAAAAACGTCAAGCCGTTCGGTTGCGGGACGTGATGGAAGAGTCGGACATGCGCTCGTTGAAGATGAACATTCCGGTCTTCTTGGGCAAAGACGTTTCGGGCAATCCGATGGTCGTCGATTTAGCCAAGATGCCGCACCTGTTGATCGCCGGACGTACCGGTACCGGTAAGAGCGTTTGTCTCAACGCGATCATCACGTCGATCCTGATGACGTGTCGACCGGACGAAGTGCGGATGTTGATGATCGACCCCAAGATGGTGGAGCTGAGCGGTTATGGCAAGCTGCCACACTTGATGCACCCGGTGATCACGGACATGCGCAAGGCCGAAGCGATCCTGGCTTGGGCGGTCGAAAAGATGGAAGAACGTTACTCGTTGTTGGCCAACGCCGGGGTCCGACACATCAACAGCTTCAACGACTTGGGGCGTGATGAAGTGTTGCGCCGCTTGGAGATTGATCCTGAAGACGACAACGGCAGCGTGCCGGACAAACTGCCCTTCATCGTGATCGTCGCCGACGAAATGGCCGACTTGATGATGACCGCGGGCAAGGACGTGGAGCAGCATATCATACGGCTGGCGCAGAAAAGTCGCGCCGTCGGAATCCACCTGATCCTGGCGACGCAAAAACCGACCGTCGACGTGATCACCGGTTTGATCAAAAGTAACCTGCCGGCCCGCTTGAGTTTCCAAGTCGCCAGCAAGACCGATAGCCGGGTGGTGTTGGACGAAAACGGAGCCGACAAGTTGCTCGGCAACGGCGACATGCTGTTCTTGTGGCCGGGGACGAGCACGTTGATCCGTGGCCAAGGGACGTACTTGAGCGATGAAGAGATCGATTTGATCTGCGCGCACTGCAGCATGGGCGAGCAGAACTTCGTCGGCGAACTGATGAATTTGAAGGTCGCCAGCGACGAAGAGGGCGACGGCCCGTCGCTCAATGAAGACCGACCGGACATCTATGACAGCGCGGTGGAGGTGATCATTCGCGAAGGCCGCGGGTCGTGTTCGTTGCTGCAACGGCACCTGGGGATCGGCTACGGTCGCGCCGCCAAGCTGATCGATTTCATGGCCGAAGACGGCATCGTCGGCCAGTACAACGGCAGCAAAGCGCGCGACGTCCTGCTGTCGCTGGAGCAATGGCACGAAATGCAGGGGCTGGATCCACCGGAACCCGACGACGAGTCAGGGGAGCCACGCCCACCGTCCGCGATCGCCGCCGAAGACGAAGAGGGAGAAGAGGGCGACGAAGAATACGAGGAGTATGAAGAAGAGGACGAAGAAGATTGGGAGGAGTGAGTCGTGGTCGGAAGTCGACCGCGGGAAGAAGACAGCAGGCGATAATGATACGGGGCAGAATGATTGGGAGGACCCGTTCATGGCTGTCGCCACCGCCCGCGAGCCGAATCCGTTCAGTGCGGCGGTCGATGCATCCGAGGCGTCTTCGGTTCACACCAGCGTTACACGCAGGGGGCAATGATCGTCCAATGGAACCAATAGGACGCAGGGGACGTATGGGTCCCATCGAGCGGGGCGAAAAAGGTGTCCGACACCTTTTTGGTAAGATGGGTGATTTGGCTGGCCGGGCTTTAGCCCGCGACCAGGCGGCCGTCGACCAGTTCTTGACGCTGGTCCATTGCTGCGGCCAGCGCGCCGCTGTGGGTCACGCAGATCAGGATCGCGTCGTTTTCTTTTTGCAGGGTTTGCAGGACGGCGGTGACCGATTCGGCGGTGCGTCGATCCAGGTTTCCGGTCGGTTCATCGGCCAGCACCAGTGCGGGACGCATCAACAAGGCCCGCGCGATGGCGACACGTTCGCGTTCGCCGCCGGATAGTTCGCTGGGCAGATGACCGGTCCGTTGACTCAGTCCCACCGCTTGCAGCAACTCCGTCGCCCGCGCGATATGATCGGCGGAGGCTCGGCCGACGGCAAGCGAAGGCACCAAGACGTTTTCGATCACCGACAGTTGTGGCAGCAGATGGTGGTCTTGAAAGATGAATCCGACGCGTTGGTTTCGCCAGTGCGCCAGTTGCGTGTCGTCGAGCACGAAGGGGTCTTCGCCGTCCAGTTTTACCGAGCCGTCATCGGGGCGATCGAGCGTTCCGAGAATCTGCAGCAGCGTGCTCTTGCCGCTACCGCTGGGGCCGACGATCGCCATCGATTGACCGCCGGCCAGTTCCAACGAGACGTCGCGAAGGACGTCGAGGGGCTCACCGGCGGTTGGAAACGACTTGGAAACGTTTTCGACAGAAAGGATCGTCATGGTGATGAAATGGGAGGACTGGAACGGAGGTCGATCGGGTAGCAGTTTAGCAGTTGTCGCCCTTTCGTTTCATGAGCAGCGACGATCAGACCGTCAGCGCCAGGGTGGCCAGACCGTAGAACGTGTATTCGACATCGGCGATGTGATCGAGTGCAAACCCGGTGAAGCCTCCGCCGTCGGCCTGCATCGATTCGGCGTATCGTCGCACCGCCGCGACGTCGACCGCATCGGCGGCTTCCAGGTCGACCAAGGTGATCATGCCCGTGCAACTGCTGAGCAGGTCGGCGAACGGGATCCGCGTGTTGGCCGTCAAGCCGCCTTCATCGGATTGCATCTCCGCCAGAAAGTCGAGGGTGGTTCCACGGTCGACCCGATCGATCGCTCCGAGTGTTTTCAGCGTACCGATCGCCGCCGCGGTGGGGTTCACGCCGGCGCGTTTGGCGGCGCGGATTTCCAGGTATCCGCCGTCGGGGTGCGCCTGCGAATCCAAAAAATCCAAGACACGTTCGGGGTGCCGCGGTTGTCGCCCCATCAGCTCCAGACAGAGTGTCGAGAGGAACGTTTGGTAGGTGCTTCCGGCGCGACCTTCGGGGCTCTTGGCGAATCCTCCGTCGTCGGTTCGCAGCGATTCCAACAGACCCGCGACGTTATCGATCCAGCCGCTGTCGTCATCGCCGATGACCTCGGCACCGACGGCCATTTCACAGATCGCGGCAGCGAAAATCAGCGAGATCAAATCGACGATGCTCTCGCGATGATTCAGTCGGCTGCGCAAAAAATCGGCCGCCGAGCGACCGATCTCGGGCGTCAGGGCGTCCAGGATCCAGAGTCCGCGCAAAGCAAACGCGGTGTAGTACGGATCGCTGCCGCCTTCGCGTCCGGCGAACCCTCCGTCGCCGCGCTGCTGGGCGGTCAGCCAAGCCGCATGCGTTTGCCGGACGGGTTCATCCAACCGCGTGGCTCCGGCGGCCAACCGAAGCGTCAGGTCCTGTAGATAAGACAGCACTCAGCTGACACCGGCGGCGTTGAAGTAGTCGGGCTCGTTGCCGGGCTTCCACTTGATGTTGCAACCCAGCGACGCGCGCTGCTGGGAGCTTGGGGCATCGCCGGCGAGCACGGCGTCGAGTGCGGCCCGCAGGTCTTCGCCCGTGACCGGAATCTCATTGCCGGGACGTGAGGCATCCAACTGGCCCCGGTAGACCAGTTTTTGATCGGCGTCGAACAGATAGAAATCCGGTGTGCAGGCGGCGGCGTAAGCTTGGGCGACGCTTTGGTCGGCATCATGCAAATACGCAAACGCATAGCCCCGATCGGCTTTCTCTTTGGACATCGCTGCGGGCGAGTCGTCCGGGTACTTGTCGGCGTCGTTGCTGCTGATCGCGACGACGGCGACGTCCCGGGCCATGTAATCGTCGCTGAGCGATTTCAGCTGGTCGGCGACGTGTTTGACGTAGGGACAGTGATTGCACATGAAGATCACCAACAGTGCTTTCTTGCCCGCCAAATCCGACAGGCTGACGGTGCCGCCGTCACATTCGGGAAGCGAAAAATCGGGTGCCTGGGTGCCCAGGGGCAACATGGTGCTTGCGGTACGGACCATGGAATCTCTTGGGGTCGAATGGGGAGAGGATGTTGGGATTTACGACTTGAGGTCATCGAGCAGGCGTCCGGGGCTGCCCATCGCGTTGTAGCCGCCGTCGACGTGCAGGATTTCTCCGGTGATGCCTTGGCTCAGATCACTCAGCAGGAACGCGCCGGTGCGGCCGACTTCCTGGTGGGTGATGTTTCGCCCCAGCGGCGCCATTTTGTCGTACAGCTTGAGCATCTCTTCGACGCCGGCGGCGCGACCGGCCAGGGTCCGCACGGGGCCGGCCGAGAGTGCGTTGACGCGGATGTCCGACGGGCCCAGGTCGTAGGCGGCGTAGCGGACCGCGGCCTCCAGGGCGGCTTTGCAGATCCCCATCACGTTGTAGCCGGGGACGCATTTCTCGCCGCCAAAGTAGGTCATCGCTGCGATCGCGCCGCCCGGATTCATGATCGGTTTGGCGGCGTTGGCACAGGCCAGCAAGGTGTACACGCTGACATCCATAGCCAGGGCAAACCCGGCACGGCTGGTTTCGATGGTGTCGCGGCCGAGGTCCTGGCGGTCGGCAAATGCGATCGAATGGAGGACAAAGTCGATTTTCCCAAATTCTTCTGTCGTCTGTTCGAATACGCTGCGGATGTCGTCGTCCTTCTGCGCATCCATGGGTAGAAGAAACGCTGCATTTTCGTACTTGTCGGTCAGCTGGGAGACGCGTCGTCGATTTCGTTGACGTTCGTCGTCCGGGCGGTCCGGCAGGTGTGTGAATCCGCACATGCCGCCGGCGTTCATGATTTCTTGAGCGATCGCCCAAGCAATCGAATTTTCGTTGGCGACCCCTAAAATAAGCCCCTTCTTACCCTGAAATTGCATCTCGATTCGTATTCCTAATGAAAAGGGAAAAGTCACGCGTCACCATCGCACGCATTTTGCCGCGG
Encoded here:
- a CDS encoding ABC transporter ATP-binding protein produces the protein MLSVENVSKSFPTAGEPLDVLRDVSLELAGGQSMAIVGPSGSGKSTLLQILGTLDRPDDGSVKLDGEDPFVLDDTQLAHWRNQRVGFIFQDHHLLPQLSVIENVLVPSLAVGRASADHIARATELLQAVGLSQRTGHLPSELSGGERERVAIARALLMRPALVLADEPTGNLDRRTAESVTAVLQTLQKENDAILICVTHSGALAAAMDQRQELVDGRLVAG
- a CDS encoding enoyl-ACP reductase FabI codes for the protein MQFQGKKGLILGVANENSIAWAIAQEIMNAGGMCGFTHLPDRPDDERQRNRRRVSQLTDKYENAAFLLPMDAQKDDDIRSVFEQTTEEFGKIDFVLHSIAFADRQDLGRDTIETSRAGFALAMDVSVYTLLACANAAKPIMNPGGAIAAMTYFGGEKCVPGYNVMGICKAALEAAVRYAAYDLGPSDIRVNALSAGPVRTLAGRAAGVEEMLKLYDKMAPLGRNITHQEVGRTGAFLLSDLSQGITGEILHVDGGYNAMGSPGRLLDDLKS
- a CDS encoding DNA translocase FtsK, translating into MSADLINDTPATPDFARDVGAIMLIALTILLTISLVTRNPADPLEEPFWPISGLHLPDVLVYPPAEQITNACGYWGALIASAMMTSMGLASGIVVAALGGTAIALLRRGRLNAPVLRSLGGTIILLGTATAAAMLPIENEGITIFGAGGVLGAMSSTWLLEHFNASGAWILTLTLLVIGTLLTTDYAILYASRRIVAGSAQVSRRGVQRAAQAIPPALRPRRKPFQEHPAPFVASPDADQAQATAEPAQTVSTVETDSQEAAEDESETSRSEPRIKVRAGKRRKGAAEGDAAEADSAVAVSQPPESTDQDDDYEEYEDEDSGGDEAGHDNPAIREIEVGDETVALRGDQPHDLPGPKIRLPKKSKTEDELDQLYEDMVEDAPAGSEEYHLPRVDLLEASDDIDYDEQLSEVRRKAKILEATFADFGFNIRVVEIETGPVIAQYEIELEAGLRLSKITSLAEDLAIGLRVPSVRIVAPIPGKNTVGIEVPNEKRQAVRLRDVMEESDMRSLKMNIPVFLGKDVSGNPMVVDLAKMPHLLIAGRTGTGKSVCLNAIITSILMTCRPDEVRMLMIDPKMVELSGYGKLPHLMHPVITDMRKAEAILAWAVEKMEERYSLLANAGVRHINSFNDLGRDEVLRRLEIDPEDDNGSVPDKLPFIVIVADEMADLMMTAGKDVEQHIIRLAQKSRAVGIHLILATQKPTVDVITGLIKSNLPARLSFQVASKTDSRVVLDENGADKLLGNGDMLFLWPGTSTLIRGQGTYLSDEEIDLICAHCSMGEQNFVGELMNLKVASDEEGDGPSLNEDRPDIYDSAVEVIIREGRGSCSLLQRHLGIGYGRAAKLIDFMAEDGIVGQYNGSKARDVLLSLEQWHEMQGLDPPEPDDESGEPRPPSAIAAEDEEGEEGDEEYEEYEEEDEEDWEE
- a CDS encoding thioredoxin family protein, translating into MVRTASTMLPLGTQAPDFSLPECDGGTVSLSDLAGKKALLVIFMCNHCPYVKHVADQLKSLSDDYMARDVAVVAISSNDADKYPDDSPAAMSKEKADRGYAFAYLHDADQSVAQAYAAACTPDFYLFDADQKLVYRGQLDASRPGNEIPVTGEDLRAALDAVLAGDAPSSQQRASLGCNIKWKPGNEPDYFNAAGVS
- a CDS encoding prenyltransferase/squalene oxidase repeat-containing protein — encoded protein: MLSYLQDLTLRLAAGATRLDEPVRQTHAAWLTAQQRGDGGFAGREGGSDPYYTAFALRGLWILDALTPEIGRSAADFLRSRLNHRESIVDLISLIFAAAICEMAVGAEVIGDDDSGWIDNVAGLLESLRTDDGGFAKSPEGRAGSTYQTFLSTLCLELMGRQPRHPERVLDFLDSQAHPDGGYLEIRAAKRAGVNPTAAAIGTLKTLGAIDRVDRGTTLDFLAEMQSDEGGLTANTRIPFADLLSSCTGMITLVDLEAADAVDVAAVRRYAESMQADGGGFTGFALDHIADVEYTFYGLATLALTV
- a CDS encoding sulfatase-like hydrolase/transferase produces the protein MMRLCWLALLSAAFCCHAASASADDRPNIVVIVADDLGYGETGMMGNREIPTPHIDALADGGVRCTAGYVTSSYCSPSRAGMLTGRYQSRFGYDINPTGKRNLLPDAGLPTSETTFVKTLNEAGYRTGLVGKWHLGATPSRHPMQRGFDSFYGFLHEGHFYVPGSHVDGVPYPNVLTMIRDASLDAGERVRSDNLIRGNYARMSEPSYDQDNPIMRGTEVIEEPRYLTEAITDEAVSFIDRHHDDPFCLMVCYNAVHSPMQAKLEDCQALRRITDVQRRIFAGMLISLDRGVGAITAAIDEHRLRRNTLVVFLSDNGGPTAELTSSNAPLRGGKGSLYEGGVRIPMVWSFPGRLPEGVSEPRPVISLDIAATALDLAGLPANAQADGVSIFQWIDNPIATGRQHLYWRMPGGKQALRSGDWKIVRPKRGEPIELYHLKIDPSEEHDLAAMQREKLSELINRWQAFDAQMAPLAP